Proteins encoded by one window of Actinomycetota bacterium:
- a CDS encoding ubiquinol-cytochrome c reductase cytochrome b subunit produces MTERSFKYLDERLGTASLARTALRKVFPDHWSFLLGEIALFSLVVLIFTGVFLTFFYTPSVQEVIYDGPYEPLRGAHVTAAYDSVMRISFEVRAGLLMRQTHHWAALVFVAAIVIHLCRVFFTGAFRRPREVNWLVGVLLLFLALGEGFTGYSLPDDLLSGIGLRIFYAVTLAIPVIGTWATYLLFGGEFPAPDIISRLFVFHVMLLPALLIALVGVHIAILVLQKHTQFPGHGRTERNVVGKRLWPEQTFKSLSLLLFTTAVLALLGGLAQINPVWQYGPFEPFNVTSPAQPDWYIGFLDGALRLGPPWDLTLFGFTISEVFWPAVLFPGIAFGILTLWPWIERRFTKDRAEHHLLDRPRDTPVRTGIGAAGLMVFFIMFLEGGNDIFGVLLNVPVETITRILQWGLVVAPIVTFLVTYWICKGLSRSRLRPAQINAGVRLSRTADGGYETVSLEPASSDGERAPAATGPHGE; encoded by the coding sequence GTGACCGAGCGGTCCTTCAAGTACCTGGACGAGCGGCTGGGCACGGCCAGCCTGGCCCGCACGGCCCTGCGCAAGGTCTTCCCCGACCACTGGTCGTTCCTGCTCGGCGAGATCGCCCTGTTCAGCCTCGTGGTGCTGATCTTCACCGGCGTCTTCCTGACCTTCTTCTACACCCCGTCGGTCCAGGAGGTCATCTACGACGGCCCGTATGAGCCCCTGCGGGGCGCGCACGTGACGGCCGCCTACGACTCGGTCATGCGGATCTCCTTCGAGGTCAGGGCCGGCCTGCTGATGCGCCAGACCCACCACTGGGCGGCCCTGGTGTTCGTGGCCGCGATCGTGATCCACCTGTGCCGGGTGTTCTTCACCGGCGCCTTCCGCCGCCCCCGCGAGGTCAACTGGCTGGTCGGCGTCCTGCTGCTGTTCCTGGCCCTGGGCGAGGGCTTCACCGGCTACTCGCTCCCCGACGACCTGCTCTCCGGCATCGGCCTGCGCATCTTCTACGCCGTGACCCTGGCCATCCCGGTGATCGGCACCTGGGCGACCTATCTCCTCTTCGGCGGCGAGTTCCCGGCCCCCGACATCATCTCGCGGCTGTTCGTGTTCCACGTGATGCTGCTCCCGGCCCTGCTGATCGCCCTGGTCGGGGTCCACATAGCCATCCTGGTGCTGCAGAAGCACACCCAGTTCCCCGGCCACGGCCGCACCGAGCGCAACGTGGTCGGCAAGCGGCTGTGGCCCGAGCAGACCTTCAAGTCGCTGTCGCTGCTGCTGTTCACCACCGCCGTGCTCGCCCTGCTGGGCGGCCTGGCCCAGATCAACCCCGTCTGGCAGTACGGGCCGTTCGAGCCCTTCAACGTGACCTCGCCGGCCCAGCCCGACTGGTACATCGGCTTCCTCGACGGCGCCCTGCGCCTCGGCCCGCCCTGGGACCTGACCCTGTTCGGGTTCACCATCTCCGAGGTGTTCTGGCCGGCCGTGCTGTTCCCCGGCATCGCCTTCGGCATCCTCACCCTGTGGCCCTGGATCGAGCGCCGCTTCACCAAGGACCGGGCCGAGCACCACCTCCTCGACCGCCCCCGCGACACCCCGGTCCGCACCGGCATCGGCGCCGCCGGCCTGATGGTGTTCTTCATCATGTTCCTGGAGGGCGGCAACGACATCTTCGGGGTCCTGCTCAACGTGCCGGTCGAGACCATCACCCGCATCCTCCAGTGGGGCCTGGTGGTCGCCCCGATCGTGACCTTCCTGGTCACCTACTGGATCTGCAAGGGCCTCAGCCGCAGCCGCCTCCGCCCGGCCCAGATCAACGCCGGCGTCCGCCTCAGCCGCACCGCCGACGGCGGCTACGAGACGGTCAGCCTCGAGCCCGCCTCCAGCGACGGCGAGCGGGCCCCGGCGGCCACCGGCCCCCACGGCGAGTAG